Below is a genomic region from Telmatobacter sp. DSM 110680.
AACAGCCCCGGCTGCCGGCGTGGCATATCCACACCGAAGTGCTCATATGCCAAACGCGTCGCGACTCTGCCTCGAGGCGTCCGGTCCAGAAACCCGATCTGAATCAAGAACGGCTCGTAAACTTCTTCGAGCGCGTCTTCTTCTTCGGCCAGCGTCGCGGCCAGCGTGCCCAGGCCCACGGGTCCGCCATCGTACTTCTGCATGATCGTGAGCATCAGCCGGCGATCAATCTCATCGAATCCGTGAGCATCCACTTCCAGCAGCGTGAGAGCGGAATTGGCAGTCGGCCTGTCTATCGATCCTGTCCCACGCACCTGCGCAAAATCCCGCACGCGCCGCAACAACCTGTTCGCGATACGCGGCGTTCCACGCGAGCGCAACGCAATCTCCGCCGCGCCATCAGTATCGATAGGAACACCCATTACCTCGGCTGATCGCTCCACAATCACCCGCAGCTCATCCTCCGTATAGAACTCCAGCCGCAGAAGAATCCCGAATCGCGATCGCAGCGGCGAGCTCAACAGCCCCGGTCGTGTCGTTGCCCCCACAAAAGTAAATGGCCTCAGCTCCATCACGTGCGTGCGCGCCGCCGGCCCCTGCCCAATGATGATGTCAAGCTTGTAATCCTCAAGAGCTGTGTACAGTTTTTCTTCAAGTACGGGCTGCATCCGGTGAATTTCATCAAGAAACAACACCTGCCGCTCGCGCAGGTTCGTCAGGATCGCTGTCAAGTCTCCCTGTATCTGCAATGCCGGCCCCGATGTCTGCTGGAAACCCACGTCTAGTTCGTTGGCGATGATCGTGGCCAGAGTCGTCTTGCCCAACCCCGGTGGCCCGAATAGCAGCACATGATCCAGCGCCTCTCCTCGAGACTTGGCTGCTTCCAGCGCAATCGCCAACTGCTCCTTGGCTTTGGACTGGCCGATAAACTCCTTCAGCCAACGCGGGCGCAGCTTCAGCTCAAATCCCTGTTCTTCTTCAGCGCGTGAGGCGCTTACCAGCCGTTCCGGAGGGGTCCCCAGGAACTGGTCTTTGTTTTCGGGGTGGTCAGGAGAGTTGTCGCGCGTAATCGCCATCGTGCCTGCAGTGTAGCCGTTGCAGCTGGGTTGGACAAAACGTCCCCGCTAAGGTATCTCCACTTCTCCAAGGCGATTGGCTCCGCTCTGATCTCTACTGCTCAATCGGTCTCCAACCCCCGCAGTTTCGCAAGTTACGCGCGTAACAATCCAGGCTCTCTTAGCCAAGATTGTTATTGATTCGATAGATTAACCTGCCGTATTC
It encodes:
- the ruvB gene encoding Holliday junction branch migration DNA helicase RuvB encodes the protein MAITRDNSPDHPENKDQFLGTPPERLVSASRAEEEQGFELKLRPRWLKEFIGQSKAKEQLAIALEAAKSRGEALDHVLLFGPPGLGKTTLATIIANELDVGFQQTSGPALQIQGDLTAILTNLRERQVLFLDEIHRMQPVLEEKLYTALEDYKLDIIIGQGPAARTHVMELRPFTFVGATTRPGLLSSPLRSRFGILLRLEFYTEDELRVIVERSAEVMGVPIDTDGAAEIALRSRGTPRIANRLLRRVRDFAQVRGTGSIDRPTANSALTLLEVDAHGFDEIDRRLMLTIMQKYDGGPVGLGTLAATLAEEEDALEEVYEPFLIQIGFLDRTPRGRVATRLAYEHFGVDMPRRQPGLF